Genomic window (Kangiella profundi):
TGGGATGGTGCAGAAGGTTTTTATTCACGTTTACCTATCGTAGGGTTCTTTGTTAATTATGTGCAAAACCGCCTGTAAATACCTGTCCGTTAGAAAACTGATGCTTCAGCTCAGCTTTCCCTTGCTGGGATTGAGCTTGCTCATTATTTCTAGCCAGGTACAGGCTAAACTTGAGCCGAGTGTTCGTTATCAAGAGACTGACTATCAGCTGTGTGCTAAACAACGAGTGACTAAAGCTCTACTATTTGATGTGGTTGATGTTGGTGTTTACTATCCTGACTGCAAACAAGCTGCAGACATATTTGATGATAAGCCTAAGCTACTCAGATTTTCCTATTTACGTGATGTAACTGGTGACCAATTCACTGAAGGGGCTGATGACTTTTTAAGAGACAATCTTGAACCACAGGAAAAAGACCAGTGCCTGACCTACTTCAATGAGTTTAACACTGTTTATAAAGATGTTACCGATGGGGATTATTACGACCTTTTTGTACTTCCTGAGCAGGGCCTTGATCTGTATCTCAACAATCAGCAAC
Coding sequences:
- a CDS encoding chalcone isomerase family protein, which encodes MLQLSFPLLGLSLLIISSQVQAKLEPSVRYQETDYQLCAKQRVTKALLFDVVDVGVYYPDCKQAADIFDDKPKLLRFSYLRDVTGDQFTEGADDFLRDNLEPQEKDQCLTYFNEFNTVYKDVTDGDYYDLFVLPEQGLDLYLNNQQLAQSDNSGCALPYLNIWFGEESMDGDFEDLRDKIKALN